The Zalophus californianus isolate mZalCal1 chromosome 8, mZalCal1.pri.v2, whole genome shotgun sequence genome has a segment encoding these proteins:
- the C8H20orf204 gene encoding uncharacterized protein C20orf204 homolog gives MAPGQAGLRTCSVPDVLHHYRAVIFEDLQAAVRQGGPGAQWTGPGSQHLHFIQKNLTGPAAPGWRGRVGASCSAQKEHSILLSIASLGRTLRRVVARGRRGALEKAAWTVALRTEAVMRRHCWMLRQRSRWPERRPPRRRGSRRRLLLRALDAVATCWEKLFALRAAATEGA, from the exons ATGGCCCCTGGCCAGGCAGGGCTCCGCACCTGCAGCGTCCCTGACGTGCTCCACCACTACCGAGCGGTCATCTTTGAGGACCTGCAGGCCGCTGTGAGGCAGGGTGGGCCAGGGGCACAATGGACTGGGCCAGGCTCCCAACACCTCCATTTCATTCAGAAAAACCTGACTGGACCTGCAGCCCCTGGATGGCGGGGTCGGGTGGGAGCTTCCTGCAGTGCCCAGAAG gagcaCAGTATCCTACTGTCCATTGCGTCCCTGGGTCGGACCCTGCGCAGGGTGGTGGCCCGGGGCCGCCGCGGGGCACTGGAGAAAGCAGCGTGGACCGTAGCCTTGCGCACCGAGGCGGTGATGCGGCGCCACTGCTGGATGCTGCGCCAG CGGAGCCGGTGGCCCGAGAGGCGCCCTCCCCGGCGTCGCGGCAGCCGGAGGAGGCTCCTACTGCGCGCCCTGGACGCCGTCGCCACCTGCTGGGAGAAGCTCTTCGCGCTGCGCGCGGCGGCCACGGAGGGCGCCTAG